From one Butyricimonas faecihominis genomic stretch:
- a CDS encoding ATP-binding protein, whose protein sequence is MKVLQILILLFLSGMLGCVRNARSETAAPPEIKQVLFVSSYHSEQIWGRKVLNGVRKQLEKMRYNVDLRVIYLDSKRLTNLEVRESLLETQLREIQGKLDLIIVSDEEANNALFALDMPLLEETPIVFCGVMAYTGRPGRDNVTGVICDIDYEKVFLLGRKLFPEARQAYVLSDQTGAGQAHQALARRQLAGYADRFPIVFSGDTAFSVNDFLDELRNVYPLSFVILTTWQQEKQGTYLDPDIYYSIYASECPVPILTVIDNGLGKGIFGGIVTFADQMGRHAGSIAVRILNGERVESIPVDTVCPVPVFDDNQLKRWRVDRAELPAGCLILNEHVSFWRVYVNYIIIVGIAFVLLLLLVTFLILSHLRYRRMLHKSVYLEKATQQIADMLKKKTELLTNTLSSMSEGILVVDRDLRIVELNYASLVGLGCGSDVIGKPLKDVCEINRNGTGEGIEELAWKVIQDGKRQELALNTVLIPCGAPVQQVAGSISPLLNEGNDVNGAVIMIRDISREWRQQTFLRISINALQAYSWYYDVEQDVLRMGEGFWEDESLKEGLNTIDKLIDHIHPDDRDELRSCLEKIKRHDLREFVGVFRVYYHRTGRYRWLESRGIVETVEMSNGRKVMYVYGMGIDISRYKETEEKMALAMRKAEESDRLKSAFVANISHEIRTPLNNIVGFANLMTEEGFLAEEKKVFSDTIAHNSRALLGLLDDVLDLSRLEAGMDKVFFRVCDMYFLVHSMVDVGHLNVAEGVELVNKGPEKELLVVTDEVKLTKVFMNLVGNAKKFTTKGHIAIGARVSEDEKWIECVVEDTGIGISPENLEHIFDRFYKVNEFKQGTGLGLSICEAIIELLGGQIRVESTLGEGTTFYFKIPYRKPEEEDI, encoded by the coding sequence ATGAAAGTCTTGCAAATTCTTATATTGCTTTTTTTGAGTGGAATGTTGGGATGTGTTCGAAATGCTAGGAGTGAGACGGCTGCACCCCCGGAAATCAAACAAGTTTTGTTTGTCAGCTCCTATCATTCCGAACAGATTTGGGGACGAAAGGTGTTGAATGGAGTGAGAAAGCAGTTGGAAAAGATGCGCTATAACGTGGATCTAAGGGTGATTTATTTGGATTCCAAGCGTTTGACGAATTTGGAGGTGAGAGAATCTTTACTGGAAACGCAATTACGGGAAATACAGGGTAAATTGGATTTGATTATCGTTTCGGATGAGGAGGCGAATAATGCACTTTTTGCGTTGGATATGCCCTTGCTGGAAGAGACTCCTATCGTGTTTTGTGGGGTAATGGCGTATACAGGAAGACCCGGTCGTGACAACGTTACGGGAGTTATTTGTGATATTGATTACGAGAAAGTATTTTTACTAGGGCGGAAGTTGTTCCCGGAAGCTCGTCAGGCATACGTGTTATCGGATCAAACGGGAGCTGGTCAGGCACATCAGGCTTTGGCCCGGAGACAATTAGCCGGGTATGCAGACCGTTTCCCGATCGTTTTCAGTGGAGATACGGCTTTTAGCGTGAATGATTTTTTGGATGAACTTCGGAACGTGTACCCGCTTTCTTTCGTGATCTTGACCACGTGGCAGCAGGAGAAACAGGGAACGTATCTTGATCCGGATATTTACTATTCTATATATGCCAGTGAATGTCCCGTGCCGATTCTCACGGTTATTGATAACGGTTTGGGAAAGGGGATATTCGGGGGGATCGTCACGTTTGCCGACCAGATGGGGAGGCATGCCGGTAGTATTGCGGTTCGGATTCTGAATGGCGAACGGGTGGAATCAATACCTGTTGATACTGTTTGTCCCGTGCCCGTGTTTGACGATAATCAGTTAAAAAGATGGAGGGTTGACCGGGCAGAACTCCCTGCCGGATGTTTGATTTTGAACGAGCATGTGTCGTTCTGGCGTGTTTATGTGAATTACATTATTATTGTCGGGATCGCGTTTGTCCTGTTATTGTTGTTGGTAACATTTTTGATTTTGTCGCATTTGAGATACAGGAGGATGCTCCATAAAAGTGTTTACTTGGAGAAAGCAACGCAGCAGATTGCGGATATGTTGAAGAAGAAAACAGAATTATTGACCAACACGCTGTCTTCTATGAGTGAGGGGATTTTAGTTGTGGACCGGGATTTGCGGATTGTCGAGTTGAATTATGCTTCCTTGGTTGGCTTGGGATGTGGAAGTGACGTTATCGGTAAGCCTTTGAAGGATGTTTGTGAAATAAACCGGAATGGCACGGGGGAGGGAATAGAAGAATTGGCATGGAAGGTTATACAGGATGGGAAAAGGCAGGAGTTGGCGTTAAATACGGTGCTAATCCCGTGTGGTGCCCCCGTGCAGCAGGTGGCAGGGAGCATTTCTCCTTTGCTGAACGAGGGGAATGATGTGAATGGGGCCGTGATCATGATTCGGGATATATCTCGTGAGTGGCGGCAACAAACATTTTTAAGAATTTCGATAAATGCTTTGCAGGCATATTCATGGTACTACGATGTTGAACAAGACGTGTTGAGAATGGGGGAAGGTTTTTGGGAGGATGAATCCTTGAAGGAGGGATTGAACACGATTGATAAGCTGATTGATCATATTCACCCGGATGATCGGGATGAGTTGCGTTCGTGTTTGGAAAAGATCAAGAGGCATGATCTTCGGGAATTTGTTGGCGTGTTCCGGGTGTATTATCATCGTACGGGACGGTATCGTTGGTTGGAAAGCCGTGGCATTGTCGAGACGGTGGAGATGAGTAACGGGCGAAAAGTCATGTACGTGTATGGCATGGGGATAGATATTAGCCGTTACAAGGAGACGGAGGAAAAGATGGCATTGGCCATGCGTAAGGCCGAAGAGTCCGATCGATTGAAATCGGCGTTTGTTGCGAATATCTCGCATGAGATACGTACTCCTTTAAATAATATCGTGGGATTTGCCAATTTAATGACGGAAGAAGGGTTTCTGGCGGAAGAAAAGAAAGTATTCAGTGACACGATTGCCCATAATAGCCGGGCATTATTGGGGTTGCTGGATGACGTGCTGGATCTTTCTCGATTGGAAGCCGGGATGGATAAAGTGTTTTTCCGTGTTTGCGATATGTATTTCTTGGTACATTCCATGGTGGATGTGGGGCATTTGAACGTGGCGGAGGGCGTTGAGCTGGTGAACAAGGGGCCGGAAAAGGAGCTGTTGGTCGTTACGGATGAGGTGAAGTTAACGAAGGTGTTTATGAATCTGGTCGGAAATGCCAAGAAGTTTACCACGAAAGGGCATATTGCTATCGGGGCCCGGGTGTCCGAAGATGAAAAATGGATTGAGTGCGTGGTGGAAGATACCGGGATCGGTATTTCTCCCGAAAATCTGGAACATATTTTCGATCGTTTTTATAAAGTGAACGAGTTTAAACAAGGTACCGGGTTAGGGCTTTCCATTTGCGAGGCTATTATAGAACTTCTGGGCGGTCAGATCCGGGTGGAATCAACTTTAGGCGAAGGCACGACGTTTTACTTTAAAATTCCTTACCGAAAGCCGGAAGAGGAGGATATATGA
- a CDS encoding TusE/DsrC/DsvC family sulfur relay protein produces the protein MATLEIQGKTFEVDGDGFLTDPSIWNEDVAKLFAEADGITELNDKHWAIIKIIRDNFEEKGNAPMVRTICKETGLKLKDIYELFPLGPARGACRVAGLPKPDGCV, from the coding sequence ATGGCAACACTAGAAATTCAAGGAAAGACGTTCGAAGTGGACGGAGACGGTTTCCTCACCGATCCTTCAATCTGGAATGAAGACGTGGCAAAACTCTTTGCCGAGGCAGATGGAATCACAGAATTAAATGACAAACATTGGGCAATTATCAAAATCATTCGTGATAATTTTGAAGAAAAGGGGAATGCCCCGATGGTTCGTACCATCTGTAAAGAGACCGGATTAAAATTGAAAGACATTTATGAATTGTTCCCATTAGGACCAGCCCGAGGAGCGTGTCGGGTGGCCGGGTTACCGAAACCCGACGGGTGCGTCTAA